The following are encoded in a window of Fusobacterium sp. genomic DNA:
- a CDS encoding DegV family EDD domain-containing protein — protein MKIEVKVLNSIRLTKLLIAASRWLSKYADVLNDLNVYPVPDGDTGTNMSMTLQAVENELIKMNHEPSMKELADRVSEAVLLGARGNSGTILSQIIQGFLNGVRNKEEITVDDTINAFVLAKEKAYQAVSEPVEGTMLTVIRRVAEEAVAYKGDKDDFILFLVHLKNVAYEAVEDTPNQLPKLKEAGVVDAGGKGIFYVLEGFEKSVTDPEMLKDLERIVQSRAKRKERLENTTQVLEDIKFKYCTEFIIESGNFDLDEYKAKVSSLGDSLVCAQTSKKTKTHIHTNHPGQVLEIAGALGNLNNIKIENMEIQHQNLLVSENTNYQVESTEKVFIRSENAAPIAYYAIVDNKELGNLFLDDGAAAVLIGGQTQNPSVADIEDGLKRINAERIVILPNNKNIISAAKMAAERSKKEIMVFETKSMLEGHYIIKNKDEKIEDILKQTARNYSIEITKAVRNTKVDDIQIEEEDYIALVNGKIKIKSLELTSLIKEIYNIYINENTLNIFSVIGDGATKEADEVLKETNGIRYNEFKANQGNYPYYIYIENRDPNMPEVAIVTDSTSDLTKEFIGDLSINIIPLKIKLNDNYYRDGVDISKREFWKRLLTENVSPKTSQPSPAEFKELYERLFNKGYKKIISIHISSRLSGTQQAARVAKGMLNRADDITIVDSKAVSLVLGHQALEAARMVQAGATYEKILERLDEMQEKMKLYFIVNDLSFLEKGGRIGRASSVIGSLLKVKPILKLENGEVTIETKTFGDRGAFSYIEKLIKAESKKNSIILYTAWGGTNKELSKADAIKNMTDNFKKVEYRGRFEIGATIGSHSGPVFGFGMMSKIR, from the coding sequence ATGAAAATAGAGGTAAAAGTACTTAACTCTATAAGATTGACTAAACTTTTGATAGCTGCCAGCAGATGGCTTTCAAAATATGCAGATGTTTTAAATGATTTGAATGTTTATCCAGTGCCGGATGGTGATACTGGAACAAATATGTCTATGACACTTCAGGCAGTGGAAAATGAATTGATAAAAATGAACCATGAACCAAGTATGAAAGAACTTGCTGATAGAGTCTCAGAAGCAGTATTACTGGGAGCAAGAGGAAATTCAGGAACTATTCTGTCTCAAATCATACAAGGATTTTTGAATGGAGTAAGAAATAAAGAGGAAATTACAGTAGATGATACCATCAATGCTTTTGTTTTAGCAAAAGAAAAAGCATATCAAGCTGTTTCCGAACCTGTAGAAGGAACAATGCTGACTGTAATTAGAAGGGTAGCAGAAGAAGCAGTAGCTTATAAAGGAGATAAAGATGACTTTATCCTGTTTCTTGTACACTTAAAAAATGTAGCATATGAAGCAGTAGAAGATACTCCTAATCAGCTTCCTAAATTAAAAGAAGCAGGTGTAGTAGACGCTGGAGGAAAGGGAATATTTTATGTTCTTGAAGGATTTGAAAAATCTGTAACTGATCCAGAAATGTTAAAAGATTTAGAAAGAATAGTACAATCAAGAGCAAAAAGAAAAGAAAGACTTGAAAATACAACTCAGGTATTGGAAGATATAAAATTTAAGTATTGTACAGAATTTATAATTGAATCTGGAAATTTTGATTTAGATGAATATAAAGCAAAAGTAAGCTCACTGGGAGATTCACTTGTATGTGCTCAAACTTCTAAAAAAACAAAAACACATATACATACAAATCATCCAGGACAAGTTTTGGAAATTGCTGGTGCACTTGGGAACCTTAATAATATAAAAATAGAAAATATGGAGATACAGCATCAAAATCTTCTTGTTTCTGAAAATACAAATTATCAGGTAGAATCAACAGAAAAAGTATTTATTAGAAGCGAAAATGCAGCACCAATTGCATACTATGCTATTGTAGATAATAAAGAGCTTGGAAATTTATTCCTTGATGATGGAGCTGCAGCTGTACTTATTGGAGGACAAACACAAAATCCCAGTGTTGCAGATATAGAAGATGGATTAAAAAGAATAAATGCTGAAAGAATAGTTATTCTTCCAAATAATAAAAATATTATATCAGCAGCTAAAATGGCAGCAGAAAGATCTAAAAAAGAAATTATGGTTTTCGAAACAAAATCAATGTTGGAAGGGCATTATATTATAAAGAATAAAGATGAAAAAATTGAAGATATTTTAAAACAAACAGCTAGGAATTATTCTATTGAAATAACAAAAGCTGTAAGAAATACAAAGGTTGATGATATTCAAATAGAAGAGGAAGATTATATTGCTCTTGTAAATGGGAAAATAAAAATAAAATCATTAGAATTGACTTCTTTGATAAAGGAAATTTATAATATTTATATAAATGAAAATACATTAAATATATTTAGTGTAATTGGAGATGGAGCAACTAAAGAAGCTGATGAAGTATTAAAAGAAACTAATGGTATAAGATATAATGAATTTAAGGCAAACCAAGGAAATTATCCATATTATATTTATATAGAAAATAGAGATCCGAATATGCCTGAAGTAGCAATAGTTACTGATTCTACATCAGACTTAACAAAAGAATTTATAGGAGATTTATCTATAAATATTATCCCACTTAAAATAAAATTAAATGATAATTATTACAGAGATGGAGTAGATATTTCTAAAAGAGAATTTTGGAAAAGACTGCTTACAGAAAATGTATCACCAAAAACTTCACAACCTTCACCAGCAGAATTTAAAGAATTATATGAGAGACTTTTTAATAAAGGATATAAAAAAATTATATCTATTCATATTTCAAGCAGATTAAGTGGTACACAGCAGGCTGCTAGAGTAGCAAAAGGTATGCTGAACAGAGCAGATGATATAACTATTGTAGATTCAAAGGCTGTTAGTCTTGTTTTAGGACATCAAGCTTTAGAAGCAGCAAGAATGGTACAAGCTGGGGCTACTTATGAAAAAATACTTGAAAGACTTGATGAAATGCAAGAAAAAATGAAGTTGTATTTTATAGTTAATGATCTTTCCTTTTTAGAAAAAGGTGGAAGAATAGGAAGAGCTTCTTCTGTTATTGGAAGCCTTTTAAAAGTAAAACCTATATTGAAATTAGAAAATGGTGAAGTGACTATTGAGACAAAAACTTTTGGAGATAGAGGCGCATTTTCATATATAGAAAAATTAATAAAAGCAGAAAGCAAGAAAAATAGCATAATCCTGTATACAGCCTGGGGAGGAACAAACAAAGAACTTTCAAAAGCTGATGCAATAAAAAATATGACTGATAATTTCAAAAAAGTAGAGTATAGAGGAAGATTTGAAATAGGTGCTACTATTGGTTCGCATTCAGGTCCTGTATTTGGTTTTGGAATGATGTCAAAAATAAGATAA
- a CDS encoding ArsB/NhaD family transporter produces the protein MVNIKLIAGLLIFVVSFYFILFGKQPKSLTAIIGGSLMVLVGVMNQEEALESIGRNLEILLLLMGLMMVVEIMSETGIFQWAAIKVAQQAKGDPMKILMMLSVVTAVCSAFLDNVTTILLIVPVTILLAKKLKIDPFPFIMVQIFACNIGGTATMIGDPPNLIIASLGNLDFNDFLINLTPIVIVNMIVLLFTAKLLFGKKFTVSRELKASIMDLEPDRSIKNKKLLMQSCALFSIILIGFLTNMVTNIGLAVISITGSVILLTISKKSPEEIYKKVEWETLFFFGGLFVLVEGVDKLGVIAQIGKMIVKFTEGNLEKTGTVVVLISSLLSPILGSVPYTLSFSKIIANIVPNFTGHTDVLWWALSLGACLGGNMTLVGAPANIVGVSIAEKAGVKISFMDFFKLGILIVIQSMVLSVIYINLRY, from the coding sequence GTGGTAAACATCAAACTTATTGCAGGTTTATTAATTTTTGTGGTATCTTTTTATTTTATTCTTTTTGGAAAGCAGCCAAAATCACTTACAGCTATTATTGGAGGAAGTTTAATGGTACTTGTAGGAGTAATGAATCAAGAAGAGGCTTTAGAATCCATAGGAAGAAATTTGGAGATTTTATTACTTTTAATGGGACTTATGATGGTAGTAGAAATAATGTCTGAAACTGGTATTTTTCAATGGGCAGCAATAAAAGTTGCTCAACAAGCAAAGGGAGATCCTATGAAGATATTGATGATGCTGTCAGTAGTAACAGCTGTCTGTTCAGCTTTTCTGGACAATGTTACAACTATTCTCTTAATAGTTCCAGTCACTATATTGTTAGCTAAAAAGCTGAAAATAGATCCATTTCCATTTATAATGGTACAGATATTTGCTTGTAATATAGGAGGAACAGCAACAATGATAGGAGATCCACCAAATCTTATCATAGCAAGCCTTGGGAATTTAGATTTTAATGATTTTTTGATAAATCTAACACCAATTGTAATAGTAAATATGATAGTACTTTTATTTACAGCAAAGTTACTTTTTGGAAAAAAGTTTACTGTATCAAGAGAGTTAAAGGCGAGTATAATGGATTTGGAACCTGATAGAAGTATAAAAAATAAAAAACTCTTGATGCAATCGTGTGCTCTATTTTCTATAATACTTATTGGATTTTTAACAAATATGGTAACAAATATAGGGCTTGCAGTTATATCTATAACAGGATCAGTTATTTTACTTACAATAAGCAAGAAGAGCCCAGAAGAGATATATAAAAAAGTAGAGTGGGAAACACTATTTTTCTTTGGAGGATTATTTGTTTTAGTTGAAGGAGTAGATAAACTTGGAGTGATTGCACAGATTGGGAAGATGATAGTTAAATTTACAGAAGGAAATCTAGAAAAAACTGGAACAGTAGTAGTATTAATTTCATCATTGCTATCTCCAATACTTGGCTCAGTGCCATATACTTTATCTTTTTCAAAAATTATAGCAAATATTGTACCAAATTTTACAGGGCATACAGATGTTTTATGGTGGGCATTATCTTTAGGAGCTTGTCTTGGTGGAAATATGACATTAGTAGGAGCTCCAGCTAATATAGTAGGAGTATCTATTGCAGAGAAGGCAGGAGTAAAGATAAGTTTTATGGATTTCTTCAAATTGGGGATATTGATTGTTATTCAATCAATGGTTTTAAGTGTTATTTATATTAATCTGAGATATTAA
- a CDS encoding PTS sugar transporter subunit IIA, whose product MKFSSYLDPQFIFTDLKGKTPKEIITEMIERLSLKDKKINELKDAIVKSVIKREEEISTGMGNGIAIPHARIENFNDFIVSIGILEEPIEVEIAATRKTDKVKLVFLIISDVLKNKNILKVMSAVSKMALKRKNLLEKIKEEKNPVKIIEYIQESNIEIDHRIIAEDVLSPDIEPATPENTLEEIAKRLILEQTSGLPVVDKDGIFLGEITERELIDFGMPDYLSLMGDLNFLTVGEPFEEYLVNETTTTIEKLYRVDERVKIDRKTPIMEICFIMVNKGLTRLYVLDEGKYYGMIRRSDIIKKVLHI is encoded by the coding sequence ATGAAGTTTTCAAGTTATTTAGACCCACAGTTTATTTTTACTGATTTAAAAGGAAAAACTCCTAAGGAAATTATCACAGAGATGATAGAAAGATTATCTTTGAAAGATAAAAAGATAAATGAGTTAAAAGATGCAATTGTAAAGTCAGTAATAAAAAGGGAGGAAGAGATATCAACAGGGATGGGAAATGGGATAGCCATACCTCATGCCAGAATAGAAAATTTCAATGATTTTATTGTTTCTATTGGTATATTGGAAGAACCTATTGAAGTTGAGATTGCAGCAACACGTAAGACTGATAAAGTAAAACTTGTATTTTTGATTATTTCAGATGTGCTGAAAAATAAAAATATACTAAAAGTAATGAGTGCTGTTTCAAAAATGGCTCTAAAAAGGAAAAACCTTTTAGAGAAAATCAAAGAAGAAAAAAATCCTGTTAAAATAATTGAATATATTCAAGAATCAAATATTGAAATAGACCATAGAATAATTGCAGAAGATGTATTGAGCCCAGATATAGAACCTGCCACTCCAGAAAATACTTTGGAAGAAATAGCAAAAAGACTTATACTTGAACAAACAAGCGGTCTTCCAGTAGTAGATAAAGATGGAATATTTTTAGGAGAAATAACTGAAAGAGAACTTATTGACTTTGGTATGCCTGATTATCTTTCTTTAATGGGTGATCTCAATTTTTTAACTGTTGGAGAACCTTTTGAGGAATATTTAGTGAATGAAACCACTACTACAATTGAAAAATTATATAGAGTAGATGAAAGAGTAAAAATAGATAGGAAAACTCCTATTATGGAGATATGTTTCATTATGGTTAACAAAGGACTCACAAGATTATATGTACTGGATGAAGGAAAATATTATGGAATGATAAGAAGATCAGATATAATCAAAAAAGTACTTCATATTTAA
- a CDS encoding ArsB/NhaD family transporter — translation MFKLSVLGERIKMRRKIMMYMLIGLIVFFTVFYLMITEKIPGPWATMIGGLIMALIGIINEEDALTAISERLEILFLLIGMMIIVLLVSETGVFQWFAIKVAQLVRGEPFRLIVLLAIVTALCSAFLDNVTTILLMAPVSILLAKQLKLDPFPFIITEVMSANIGGLATLIGDPTQLIIGAEGNLGFNEFLFNTAPVAVLSMVLLIVNVYFIYGRHMVVSNELKARIMELDSSRSLKDPKLLKQAAVIFSLVLIGFVLNNFINKGLAIISLSGAIFLVVIAKRKPKEIFENVEWETLFFFIGLFMMIKGIENLNIINIIGDKLIKITSGKFDLAVIAVTWLSAGFTSIIGNVANAATVSKILGVMVPTFDKIGDPKAFWWALSFGSCLGGNITMLGSATNVVAVGAAAKAGCKIDFLKFFKFGGLIAFQTLLLATVYLYVRYM, via the coding sequence ATATTTAAACTTTCAGTCTTAGGGGAAAGAATCAAAATGAGGAGGAAAATTATGATGTATATGCTGATAGGGTTAATTGTATTTTTTACAGTATTTTATTTGATGATAACAGAAAAAATACCAGGACCTTGGGCAACAATGATAGGTGGGCTTATAATGGCTCTTATTGGGATAATAAATGAAGAGGATGCTTTAACTGCTATTTCTGAAAGATTGGAAATATTATTTCTATTAATAGGAATGATGATAATTGTTTTGCTTGTATCTGAAACAGGTGTATTTCAGTGGTTTGCCATAAAGGTAGCCCAACTTGTAAGAGGAGAACCATTTAGATTGATAGTTTTACTAGCAATAGTAACAGCTCTATGTTCAGCATTTTTAGATAATGTTACTACGATCCTTTTAATGGCACCAGTATCAATATTATTAGCAAAGCAATTGAAATTAGATCCTTTCCCTTTTATAATAACAGAAGTTATGTCTGCTAATATAGGTGGACTTGCTACATTGATTGGTGACCCAACACAATTGATTATAGGAGCTGAAGGAAATCTTGGATTTAATGAGTTTCTTTTCAATACAGCACCAGTAGCAGTACTTTCTATGGTTCTGCTTATAGTAAATGTCTATTTTATATATGGAAGACATATGGTGGTATCAAATGAGCTAAAAGCTAGGATAATGGAATTGGATTCTTCAAGAAGTTTGAAAGATCCTAAGCTTTTAAAACAGGCAGCTGTAATTTTCTCTTTAGTACTAATTGGATTTGTTTTAAATAATTTTATTAATAAAGGTCTTGCAATTATTTCATTGTCAGGAGCAATATTTCTTGTAGTTATAGCAAAAAGAAAACCGAAAGAGATCTTTGAAAATGTAGAATGGGAAACTTTGTTCTTTTTTATAGGATTATTTATGATGATAAAAGGAATAGAAAACTTAAATATAATCAATATAATTGGAGATAAGCTTATAAAAATAACTTCTGGTAAATTTGATCTTGCTGTAATAGCTGTTACTTGGCTTTCTGCTGGATTTACTTCTATAATAGGAAATGTTGCCAATGCAGCAACTGTTTCTAAAATACTTGGAGTTATGGTTCCAACATTTGATAAGATAGGAGATCCTAAAGCTTTTTGGTGGGCTCTGTCGTTTGGATCATGTTTAGGAGGAAATATTACTATGTTGGGATCAGCTACAAATGTTGTTGCTGTAGGAGCTGCTGCTAAAGCTGGATGTAAAATAGATTTTTTAAAGTTTTTTAAATTTGGAGGGCTTATAGCTTTTCAAACATTATTATTGGCAACTGTTTATCTTTATGTAAGATATATGTAG
- a CDS encoding biotin--[acetyl-CoA-carboxylase] ligase: MRIFRFESIDSTNDYLKNKKDIQEFDLVIAEIQTKGRGRRGNNWFSNKGMALFSFSLKVDKDISAEEYFKLPLVIGISVLRGIKRIEELDLKFKWTNDVYLDDKKLSGILVEKIDNFFIIGIGINVNNKEMGIVNEVAISLKNKTGRNYIVDDIIFAVIDEFKKYYKKFCDGEWKYILDEINNKNYLKNKIVNIARTNEIVTGKVNEIAQDGRLEVEISGEKRFFDIGEVHIKRVKNEID; this comes from the coding sequence ATGCGAATATTTCGATTTGAAAGCATAGATTCTACAAATGATTATCTTAAAAATAAAAAAGATATTCAAGAGTTTGATTTAGTAATAGCTGAAATTCAAACTAAAGGGAGAGGGAGAAGAGGAAATAACTGGTTTTCCAATAAAGGAATGGCTCTCTTCAGTTTTTCATTAAAAGTTGATAAGGACATTTCAGCAGAAGAGTATTTCAAGCTGCCTCTTGTTATAGGGATTTCTGTATTAAGAGGAATTAAAAGAATAGAAGAACTAGACTTAAAATTTAAATGGACAAATGATGTTTATTTAGATGATAAAAAACTTTCAGGGATACTTGTAGAAAAAATAGATAATTTTTTTATCATAGGCATAGGAATAAATGTAAATAATAAAGAAATGGGAATAGTCAATGAAGTAGCTATATCCTTAAAAAATAAAACAGGAAGAAATTATATAGTAGATGATATAATATTTGCTGTAATAGATGAATTTAAAAAATATTATAAGAAGTTTTGTGATGGAGAATGGAAATATATATTGGATGAAATAAATAATAAAAACTATCTTAAAAATAAAATAGTAAATATTGCAAGGACAAATGAAATTGTTACTGGAAAAGTTAATGAGATAGCTCAAGATGGGAGATTGGAAGTAGAGATATCAGGAGAGAAAAGATTTTTTGATATTGGGGAAGTGCATATAAAAAGGGTGAAAAATGAAATTGATTAA
- a CDS encoding potassium channel family protein → MKLINIKEKLFRMLTEDLDLGYVVDIIKKNLDFKSKMKMIIDIAKKSENYDFIIFLIKMTIAISVFLPIISQLCSMKSINIFKLNFQTFKQIPVLFVNIFPIIVIGRKNLIFKDGALKAIILILYYIVCIPITIIIFGLNIEKIGNEYEDVYFLVFFVNIILLFTSHIVLIKYCVTDMIFRKRKVKSSDVIITLMTYITLGISFGALYSVINIYYNGQAFRGMDGVDTTLYFYFKHIYFSFVTLTTLGYGDIYPIKFLGQFFVIIEALTGIFLLNFSLGITLSSGILNFQINQKDDEVKIKGTDDSGEKSNE, encoded by the coding sequence ATGAAATTGATTAATATAAAAGAAAAGTTATTTAGAATGCTCACTGAAGATCTAGATCTTGGCTATGTAGTAGATATTATAAAAAAAAATCTTGATTTCAAATCCAAGATGAAAATGATAATAGATATAGCTAAAAAAAGTGAAAATTATGATTTTATAATTTTTCTTATAAAAATGACAATAGCTATATCTGTTTTTCTTCCTATAATATCCCAGCTATGCAGTATGAAATCCATAAATATATTTAAATTAAACTTTCAGACTTTTAAACAAATTCCAGTACTTTTTGTGAATATATTTCCAATAATTGTTATAGGAAGAAAAAATCTTATTTTTAAAGATGGAGCATTAAAGGCAATAATACTAATACTTTACTATATTGTATGTATTCCTATAACTATAATTATTTTTGGACTTAATATAGAAAAAATAGGTAATGAATATGAGGATGTTTATTTTCTAGTTTTTTTTGTAAATATAATACTTCTTTTTACCAGTCACATTGTGCTTATAAAATATTGTGTGACTGATATGATTTTTAGAAAAAGAAAAGTTAAAAGTAGTGATGTAATAATTACCTTAATGACATACATTACATTGGGAATAAGTTTTGGAGCACTTTATTCTGTGATAAATATCTATTATAATGGACAGGCTTTTCGTGGAATGGATGGAGTTGATACCACTTTATATTTTTATTTTAAACATATATATTTTAGTTTTGTAACATTAACAACTTTAGGATATGGGGACATATATCCAATAAAATTTTTGGGACAATTTTTCGTTATTATAGAAGCATTGACAGGAATCTTTCTTTTAAATTTTTCTTTGGGAATAACTTTAAGTTCAGGGATATTAAATTTTCAAATAAATCAAAAAGATGATGAAGTTAAAATAAAAGGAACAGATGATTCAGGAGAAAAAAGTAATGAATAG
- the mnmA gene encoding tRNA 2-thiouridine(34) synthase MnmA, translating into MNRKKVIIGMSGGVDSSVAAYLLKKKGYRVIGVTLNHKREEALEEEIKTAQRICHSLDIEHKTINIKELFQKEVIDDFLEGYSQGVTPSPCIICDERVKMRILFEIADKEGADFVATGHYSSVEYSNEFKTTLLKVSCDLRKDQSYMLYRLDNNKISRLLFPLHSYEKKQIRDIAKNIGLEVHDKKDSQGICFAKKGYIEFLRKHLGDSIKKGKFVDKTGKIIGEHEGYQLYTIGQRRGLGLKLPRAYFITKIDKEKNEITIGEYEELYKKRVELKKYKLSVKITHILDKNIIGRPRFSSFGTNGKILFENEKLFFEFDEESPQTAPGQHLVLYYKNLVLGGGIIS; encoded by the coding sequence ATGAATAGAAAAAAAGTAATAATAGGAATGAGTGGAGGAGTTGATTCTTCTGTAGCAGCATATCTTTTGAAAAAAAAAGGCTATAGAGTTATAGGTGTAACATTAAACCATAAGAGAGAAGAAGCTCTTGAAGAAGAGATAAAAACTGCTCAAAGGATATGTCATTCTCTTGATATAGAACACAAAACTATAAATATAAAAGAATTATTTCAGAAAGAGGTTATAGATGACTTTTTAGAAGGATATTCTCAGGGAGTAACTCCTTCTCCATGTATTATTTGTGATGAAAGAGTAAAGATGAGAATTCTTTTTGAAATTGCAGATAAAGAGGGAGCAGATTTTGTAGCTACTGGACATTACAGCTCTGTAGAATACTCAAATGAATTCAAAACTACTCTTTTAAAAGTTTCCTGTGATCTAAGAAAAGATCAAAGCTATATGTTGTATAGATTAGATAATAACAAGATATCGAGGCTCTTGTTCCCACTTCATTCTTATGAAAAGAAACAGATAAGAGATATAGCAAAAAACATTGGTTTAGAAGTTCACGATAAAAAAGATAGCCAAGGAATATGTTTTGCTAAAAAAGGGTATATAGAATTTCTCAGAAAACATTTAGGAGACAGTATAAAAAAAGGAAAGTTTGTAGATAAAACTGGAAAGATTATTGGAGAACATGAAGGATACCAATTATATACAATTGGACAAAGAAGAGGGTTAGGATTGAAACTTCCAAGAGCATATTTTATAACAAAAATTGATAAAGAAAAAAATGAAATAACTATTGGAGAATATGAAGAACTATATAAAAAAAGAGTGGAATTAAAGAAATATAAATTATCTGTAAAAATAACTCATATTTTGGATAAGAATATTATTGGAAGACCTAGATTTTCGAGTTTTGGTACAAATGGAAAAATTTTATTTGAAAATGAAAAGCTTTTTTTTGAATTTGATGAAGAGAGTCCACAAACTGCTCCTGGACAACATTTAGTTTTATATTATAAAAATTTAGTATTAGGTGGTGGAATAATATCATAA
- a CDS encoding PTS transporter subunit EIIB, whose amino-acid sequence MESTKWLYWIIGIIIIIIATVIIRKYKLITKVKRVNCVDLDKLEEKKFSGMGKLYIKALGGEKNIISVDPCMTRIRVIMKDGSLLDEKRITVLGAHKVIKLTDKKIHIIIGLKAEKLAEEINDIREKNK is encoded by the coding sequence ATGGAATCGACCAAGTGGTTATATTGGATAATTGGAATAATTATAATAATCATAGCAACAGTAATTATCAGAAAATATAAACTAATCACTAAAGTAAAAAGAGTAAACTGTGTTGATTTAGATAAGCTTGAAGAAAAAAAATTTTCAGGAATGGGAAAACTATACATCAAAGCTTTAGGTGGGGAAAAAAATATAATAAGTGTAGATCCCTGTATGACAAGAATAAGAGTGATAATGAAGGATGGTTCTCTATTGGATGAAAAGAGAATAACTGTTTTAGGTGCTCATAAAGTTATAAAGTTAACTGATAAAAAAATTCATATTATAATTGGATTGAAGGCTGAAAAATTAGCTGAAGAAATAAATGATATAAGGGAGAAAAATAAATAA
- a CDS encoding aromatic acid exporter family protein: protein MNYFDHRVIKTAFGTFLSIYLAQIMGIRYGVTAGVVTIISIQTTKKESVKIAVERFIASLIGLFIAAIFFYFWGYTPFVFGLFILIFMPVCLRFNLFQGFLVTVVLATHILTEKNLSLKILSNEILILVLGALIAIILNLYMPDVTKKIKYTQKNVDNFMKKILSYMSDELITGAIFVDEDKIFKDLRRELDIGRDLAYKDYNNALFYGSRYEIEVFEMKRAQYKILVRMRRHFYNFFISSEHTFIVSEFTRKVGSSVGVDKLYIEALKELDILREKFKNMPLPKSRVEFESRAVLLQFFGDIEEFLEVKKDFMKKYTLDGEKKI from the coding sequence TTGAATTATTTTGACCATAGAGTTATAAAAACTGCATTTGGAACGTTTTTATCCATATATCTAGCACAAATTATGGGAATAAGATATGGAGTAACAGCTGGTGTAGTCACAATAATAAGTATACAGACAACAAAAAAAGAATCAGTAAAAATAGCTGTAGAAAGATTTATTGCGTCTCTTATAGGACTTTTTATAGCAGCAATATTTTTTTATTTTTGGGGATACACACCTTTTGTATTTGGGCTTTTCATTTTAATATTTATGCCAGTATGTTTAAGATTTAATTTATTTCAAGGTTTTTTAGTAACAGTGGTTCTTGCAACACATATTCTTACTGAAAAAAATCTGTCTTTAAAAATTTTATCAAATGAAATATTAATATTGGTTCTTGGAGCATTGATAGCCATAATTTTAAACTTATATATGCCTGATGTGACTAAAAAAATAAAATATACTCAAAAAAATGTAGATAATTTTATGAAAAAAATTCTCAGTTATATGAGTGATGAATTGATAACTGGAGCTATATTTGTTGATGAAGACAAAATATTTAAGGATTTGAGAAGAGAGTTAGATATAGGAAGGGATTTAGCATATAAAGATTATAACAATGCTTTATTTTATGGTTCAAGATATGAAATAGAAGTTTTTGAAATGAAGAGGGCTCAATATAAAATTTTAGTAAGAATGAGAAGACATTTTTATAATTTTTTCATAAGCAGTGAACATACATTTATAGTTTCAGAATTTACAAGAAAAGTAGGAAGTTCAGTTGGGGTAGACAAACTTTATATAGAAGCATTGAAAGAATTAGATATTTTAAGAGAGAAATTTAAAAATATGCCTCTTCCAAAAAGTAGGGTAGAATTTGAAAGTAGAGCAGTACTATTACAGTTTTTTGGTGACATAGAAGAGTTTCTTGAAGTCAAAAAAGATTTTATGAAAAAATATACATTAGATGGAGAAAAGAAAATATAA